In one window of Macadamia integrifolia cultivar HAES 741 chromosome 2, SCU_Mint_v3, whole genome shotgun sequence DNA:
- the LOC122062446 gene encoding uncharacterized protein LOC122062446 isoform X1, which produces MMMQWLKHLMKAHHCNAIGKATISGLLLRGSHEAKLFFLPSQKTTSRCLDIYQIGNKAAIEKERARLADEMNRGYFADISELKKHGGKIAMANKIIIPAISSVKFPSREVNFSDGKSLKLPIVSEGNGVEANKMVVPAASLMCLSFRASSQAMIDSWTVPFLEAFKASSNIQIYEVSFIDSWLLSLNPIKRLLLLMMRKSKADEKKNSLQRQFVYSFGDHYYFRKELKILNLLTGYIFLLDRFGRIRWQGFGLATKEESASLLSSTSLLLEEK; this is translated from the exons ATGATGATGCAGTGGCTGAAGCATTTGATGAAGGCTCACCACTGTAACGCCATCGGAAAAGCTACTATTTCAGGTCTGCTACTCAGAGGAAGCCATGAAGCAAAGCTATTCTTTCTCCCCTCGCAGAAGACTACCAGTCGCTGCCTCGACATCTACCAG ATCGGCAACAAAGCGGCCATTGAGAAGGAGCGTGCTAGACT TGCAGATGAAATGAATAGAGGATACTTTGCTGACATTTCTGAGCTGAAGAAACATGGTGGTAAG ATTGCAATGGCAAATAAAATTATCATTCCTGCCATATCTTCTGTGAAGTTTCCCTCAAGGGAAGTCAACTTCTCGGATGGGAAGAGTCTTAAACTACCCATTGTTTCTGAAGGAAATGGAGTTGAAGCTAACAAAATGGTTGTACCTGCGGCATCATTAATGTGTCTTTCATTTCGAGCAAGCTCTCAG gCAATGATTGATTCTTGGACTGTACCATTTCTGGAAGCATTTAAGGCATCAAGCAACATACAAATTTATGAG GTTTCGTTTATAGACTCTTGGTTGTTATCACTGAATCCCATCAAGCGACTGCTTCTTCTAATGATGCGGAAGTCCAAAGctgatgaaaagaaaaatagtctCCAGCGGCAGTTTGTATATTCATTTGGCGACCACTATTACTTCAGAAAAGAGCTTAAAATATTGAACCTTCTAACAGG GTATATTTTCCTTCTGGACAGGTTCGGTAGAATTAGATGGCAAGGTTTTGGATTGGCAACAAAAGAAGAGTCCGCATCTCTGCTTTCATCCACATCTCTTTTATTGGAAGAGAAATGA
- the LOC122062446 gene encoding uncharacterized protein LOC122062446 isoform X2, translating to MNRGYFADISELKKHGGKIAMANKIIIPAISSVKFPSREVNFSDGKSLKLPIVSEGNGVEANKMVVPAASLMCLSFRASSQAMIDSWTVPFLEAFKASSNIQIYEVSFIDSWLLSLNPIKRLLLLMMRKSKADEKKNSLQRQFVYSFGDHYYFRKELKILNLLTGYIFLLDRFGRIRWQGFGLATKEESASLLSSTSLLLEEK from the exons ATGAATAGAGGATACTTTGCTGACATTTCTGAGCTGAAGAAACATGGTGGTAAG ATTGCAATGGCAAATAAAATTATCATTCCTGCCATATCTTCTGTGAAGTTTCCCTCAAGGGAAGTCAACTTCTCGGATGGGAAGAGTCTTAAACTACCCATTGTTTCTGAAGGAAATGGAGTTGAAGCTAACAAAATGGTTGTACCTGCGGCATCATTAATGTGTCTTTCATTTCGAGCAAGCTCTCAG gCAATGATTGATTCTTGGACTGTACCATTTCTGGAAGCATTTAAGGCATCAAGCAACATACAAATTTATGAG GTTTCGTTTATAGACTCTTGGTTGTTATCACTGAATCCCATCAAGCGACTGCTTCTTCTAATGATGCGGAAGTCCAAAGctgatgaaaagaaaaatagtctCCAGCGGCAGTTTGTATATTCATTTGGCGACCACTATTACTTCAGAAAAGAGCTTAAAATATTGAACCTTCTAACAGG GTATATTTTCCTTCTGGACAGGTTCGGTAGAATTAGATGGCAAGGTTTTGGATTGGCAACAAAAGAAGAGTCCGCATCTCTGCTTTCATCCACATCTCTTTTATTGGAAGAGAAATGA